ACAGCCTCCATCTTGTacgtatttgatttttttggatGGAGAATTATTAGATAAAGGTATCTCAAGCTTTTGTTGGTATTTTCACATTCTAGGTTGATGCTATGCTCCAAAAGCTTGAAAAGGAGATTGATGACGTAGATGCAAAAATTGGCAATCGGTGGCAGTTGCTCGATAGGTACCTCTAGAATCTTTGCAGCTTTGTTGATCTCACTGTTGTCTTCCCCCTTAcatttgaaaggaaaaagcGGCTTCAGCATAATTCTTCCATCTTTCTCTTAGTGTCATAGCAGTTGAGGTATTGTTCTGGGTTCATCTTTGTAAGCTGACCACCGATACATGATTATTTTTGCCATAAGGTGATTGAGATGGTAGTGAAAGCTGTTTGCCATTTTCTTCTACTcatcttcaaatttttggGACAAAGTTTAAATTTCGTTGTGATTTATCCATTTGCTATGTGATTCAATTCTGAGTCGATGGGGGTGGTAAATATGGCTCAACAGTTCTATGACTATCTTCTAGAATATTGTTTTTGCCTTTTAGAGTCTATGGTCTTCAAATATATGTCCTGGTGAAGATCAAAGTGCATTTGGTAGATCCCTGCATTTCCATTACTCTTGATGATTCGGTAAATAAATCTTGTAAGTAATTTAAACGACATCGATGGCTAGGGATTATGATGGCATAGTGACTCCTGAGGAGGTTGCAGCTGCTGCTAAGTACCTGAAAGACACCTCAGATGAGGCTGGAATTCAAGAACTTATTGAAAAACTGTCGAAGGATAGAGGTTAGTTGAGCCCTTCCCCACATTCTATCCCAAGTATAGTTTTCTCTCTATCATATGAATATCATGAACTTGTGGCTACATGCTAAATTCTTTGTTGGAGCTGAAAAGCCTCCATAGAATGGTGAGCAAAATTCTGAATTTATTGGCAACAAAGAGATCTGACCCTCCTATTGAGTAGCCAAAATGACTGTTAAAAGTTGCAACTTGCAtctattgaagaaaaataaaagtagaagctaatgaataattattgaataaaagtCTCATTCTTGCTGCCGCTGCTGCTTCTGTTACTTCCATTGGAGGTGTTTATGCCTTATCTATATCCCCACTCATTTGCTTCTCACCTATGTTTTGAATTCACGGACTCCATTTACTGGAACTcttgttttcatttaattttaagttgatGCTTCTGCTCCTGTACTTGTGACAGAGGGAAAAATTCTTGTGGAAGATATTATCAAGTTAGCcaacgaagaagaagaaactgaaaatgCTGAAGGAGGAAAAGCATAACAAGAAATTGATGATCAGTCTCTCCGGATCAGTATCTTCTCtcaactattaatttttttccgaGTCAGTTGACATCTATCAACAGCTACATATGGTTTGAAACTTTTTGGGcgaatttttccatttttgccACTCAATTAAAGGAAATGATAATGTCTAGGTTTGACAGATAAATAAACATTATCTGTTGCACAATCTAGGAAATACGAGCAACTGATGTCTAAACAAGCAACATGGTTAAGGCATAACTCTGTCTATCTACGTTGCTATTCTTTGTATATGTTTTATCTAGATCCAATATATAGCAATTATTGTCTTCTTTCCTGTGAGTGAATTTTTTGCTTGCGTTCTTACTATTGTACTTGACTCTGATGCTATCTTGGCTTGAGGACTGTATAACAATCGTGGAGACACTGCCTAACTGTGATACCTGATGACTTGATGATGCATATGGTGGAGATGAGGCGGCAATATCACCAGATGGATTTCGCCACCTGAAAACCCTTGATCTCACCAAACCTATCAGGTCTGAAAGAGCTGAAAATCATACTTTCAAGTTCGCTtcaaatttatacaattcacAGCTTATGAGAGGTTCTTGTATATCTCCATTTGCAtaaaatttcatcaagaagtagtgaatattaaataaagaatacacaaacttgtagaatATGTAACAGTGTGTCTACTACTTAGGTTCAACTTTAGCTGGTAATGTATATCCATAACTGTAGTCAAAAGCATCACTCTCACTGGCATCCTTTCTAGGCAAAGAATCATTATAGGGGTGTCTGGGGGCACCATTAGCAGCTCCAAATTCAGTAGCCGATGACGATTCAGAGGTTGTATTTGTGTTTATACCGTCATCCTGTAATATAGTTTCGAGGGCCTTCACAATCTCACTCATCGTGGGACGGTCTGAAGCTGATTCTTCCACACATTGCATAGCCAACTCAAGAAACCTAGGAAATCCTATGAGATTTGGGGTGTCCCTTATGGCAGGATCCATTATTTCCCTCAATCCATAGTGTGTTTCATCATCCTTGTCCATTGCTATTCTTACTTCGCGGACAATGTATTTTCCCTTCTCGATAGGCTGCCTAGAAGTGATCAGCTCAAGCATCACAACACCAAAGCTATACACATCGCTTTTCTCAGTTAACTGTTGCGTCATATAGTATTCAGGATCTAGGTAACCCTACAAGCAAGAAGAAGAGTTATTCTTAAAACTGTAAGGACAATTTTATAGATGCCTACTGATGTTAGGTATATTACATAAAGAATTCTTTGGTTTTGAAAATTGTTATTGTACCTAGGCAGTCCTTGTGTAATGCAATCAGTTGTAGTTTACTCACCAGTGTGCCTTTGACTTGAGTAGAGACATGCCCTTTTGTACTATCAGAAACCAGCTTGGACAAGCCAAAATCTGCAACCTTAGctgttagattttcatccagCAAGATATTTGTAGACTTGACGTCCCGATGAATTATCGGAGGATGAGCAAGTTCATGTAGGTAAGCTAATCCTCTGGCTGAACCCAAGGCAACCTTTATCCTTCTCTTCCAATCTAGATGAATTCCACTTTTTCCTGTGCATTCAGATATGTCACTTTGTTTTAAGTGTCATCTCTGAAACCGGTGACATGCATCATAAAACAACTGCATTACGAACTTTTACGGTGATTACACTATTTACCTGATAAACTTTCTCTCAGTGTTCCATTAGCCATGAAGTCATAAACCAGCATCTGTTCTCCTTGTTCAAAACAGAACCCCACGAGGGCGACAAGGTTCTTGTGATGTACTCTCGAAAGCAACTCGATTTCTGTCTTGAATTCCAGGCCACCTTGCATTGATCCTTGTAGAGCCCTCTTGATTGCTACTACTTGTCCAGTGGAAAGCACTCCTCTGTACACCTGAAagccaaataaaataagaacatAGGAACCTTTTGGCATGCATATTGTATGTAAGAAAGGCTTCACTAGCAAACCTTGCCATAGCCTCCAGAGCCAATCTGGTTGCTTTCAGAGAAGTTATTTGTGCATTTCTTGACTTCATCATAGGAGAACCACCTGGCTCCTTTGAGCTGTGGTGCCCCTCCGGCGTCATTGCCGCCTGGAGCCCAAGACGCTTGATGaaagaaattgagatattATGAGATGATATACAAATTATTGTTATCGAGCTTTTGTTTGAAGTAGGAAATACTTCActaatattatcaattatattgtCAATAATATCGGGATACACCAATCTATTATGGTGTCAACTATATGTTTGATGTCACTGACTATAATGTGTACTTCATGTATACTCAGAGGATAAGAGGTATTATTGACTACTCTAAGATCAATAAGGATAGAATTGAGCTATTATATAGGTCGATGTTGTCGAATTTTGGTAGATTCTTTGAGCTATTATACCTAGAGCTACAATGCAATACTAGCAAAACAATGAGAATTACCAAAGGGTCTACTCAATGAAACGGCTTTTTCAGCACGTTTTTTCTGTCGAAAAGCATAAATCCCCAGCGCTGCTAGTACCAGGACCATAAATGCACATCCGGTTGTTATTCCAGCGAGCATACCGGTGCTAACGTGGCGTCTCCCGTGCCCATCTGAAACATCACTACTGATTTCATAACTGAAGCAGTATCACTATTAACTGATCATTCTTCAACTACTTAAGTTTACCTCCAAAAACGTATGGAGATGCCATGAAGTAGTACGGTCCAAAATCAGGCGGAGGCTTGTAAGTTTGGTTGCTTAATGAAAATCCAATCCTCTGAACCTCTGACCTGCTGAAGTACTTTGCATTGTGCGGAAAAAGCTGAAGCTGCATCTGAAGATAGTCATCGTCATTGAAGAAAAGATTCTGCAGAGAAACTGATCCGGGATAGAGGCCTAGCTTTGTCCAAAGGCTCATTTCTAGTGACCGGAACAAACTGGAATTGGTTAACTCCCTGAAAGACGGTGCTCTAAAGTACAATGTCCCTTCATATGGATAAGCACATTCACAGTTTTGTGGGTTGAGTTTACTATCAGAGTCGCACGTTTCCACCCCACAGTTTTTGAGGCTGGTGGAATAAGGTCCAGGTGGTTGCTGAATCTGACAGTAAACCGTGTTTTTCAGAGACACTGAGCAAACCGGATTGCCAATCAACCTGTGTGCATGAGAAAGGTTAAACTGGACATACTTGTGAGCTCGTATGAACATAAATGATGAAGTACTCTTACATTAGTGTGTTCCTGTATCCTGAGCCGAGTGTCACAGAcgatattttgttgtattcgAGGTCAACAAGTTGAAGTTGCTGGCCGATGTTGCCGCTCATGTCTAACTTGTCACTGAAGGCATTGTTCCTCAATTTCCTGCGACAAAATTATAGGACGAAATTAAACCTTAGCATCAGTTCTTACAGtttttcaagcaatttttGTTGGTTTCGTGTTGATTGTTGGACTCACACTTGCTGAATCTGAGGTAGACTGAAAAGTTCTGATGGGATGGATCCGTTTAGTGGTCCATATTCGATCAATCTGAAGCATCAACCATATTCATTACATGAGTTAGTTCTGATTACTTATGTTTTcacattttgaaagaaatcATCAGATACTCACAACGTAGTTAGCGACTTTAAAGTCGAGAACCAGTCTGGAGCTCCTGATTGTGGAAAGGAGTTGTTGCTTAAGTCCCTGTGAAAGAAAAAGGCATCACGAATTTGAGAGTTTGTGCTGCAATAAACACATCTCAAGAAGAACAGTACAGTTGTTTCACAAGCCAAGGACGCCGTATTTCTTACACATAATTGAGGGAGTTTAATCCAGTTAAATTTGGTAATGCACCAGACAACCTATTATGTGCCAAATTCCTGCAAATGGTAGTGAATTGTTAGCTCCCACTCAAAAAGAACAGTCTCATTTACAATGTACTGGTAAGAAAATACCCACAGTTCAACGATGTTACTAAGGTTGTTGAGGTTTGTTGGGATGTCTCCTTTCAGGGCATTACGGTCAAGACGACTGGACAAGTTCATTAAGACAGCCAACATGAAGACATAAGTGACATATGCATGAACCAAAGCATGAAACTGATGTAGAACAAGCGACGATGTTTACTCACAGAACCTCAAGTGTCTGTACCAGTCCTACTGTAGATGGAATGCTCCCTTCCAACTGGTTCCCATCAAACAATCTGCAAAAGTTTCAGTAAccagttatttaaaaaagaaaaaggaactaAGGAACGATGAAGTAACTTGGTACTTCATTCTCAACTTACACATGTATCAATGACATGTCTGAGCTAAATAGATTGCTTGGGATTTCACCCGAAAGCTGGTTTTTGTTGAAATGGCTGCAAAGGTGTATAAACATCAGTGAACTTGAAATAGgataaaaagaagaatcccAGAGCTTAACCGTACTC
This region of Sesamum indicum cultivar Zhongzhi No. 13 linkage group LG4, S_indicum_v1.0, whole genome shotgun sequence genomic DNA includes:
- the LOC105161185 gene encoding probable leucine-rich repeat receptor-like protein kinase At5g49770, producing MAARTRLLLCCLLVFSICFHVIYAETNAQDAAVLRSLKDEWGNTPPSWDRSNDPCAAWEGVTCNNSRVTSLGLSTMGLTGKMSGDIGGLSELVSLDLSYNPGLTGSLSPRLGDLQKLTILILAGCSFTNSIPSELGNLSELTFLALNSNNLSGDIPPSLGKLSKLYWLDLADNQLKGQIPISSVFSPGLDQLKQAKHFHFNKNQLSGEIPSNLFSSDMSLIHVLFDGNQLEGSIPSTVGLVQTLEVLRLDRNALKGDIPTNLNNLSNIVELNLAHNRLSGALPNLTGLNSLNYVDLSNNSFPQSGAPDWFSTLKSLTTLLIEYGPLNGSIPSELFSLPQIQQVKLRNNAFSDKLDMSGNIGQQLQLVDLEYNKISSVTLGSGYRNTLMLIGNPVCSVSLKNTVYCQIQQPPGPYSTSLKNCGVETCDSDSKLNPQNCECAYPYEGTLYFRAPSFRELTNSSLFRSLEMSLWTKLGLYPGSVSLQNLFFNDDDYLQMQLQLFPHNAKYFSRSEVQRIGFSLSNQTYKPPPDFGPYYFMASPYVFGDGHGRRHVSTGMLAGITTGCAFMVLVLAALGIYAFRQKKRAEKAVSLSRPFASWAPGGNDAGGAPQLKGARWFSYDEVKKCTNNFSESNQIGSGGYGKVYRGVLSTGQVVAIKRALQGSMQGGLEFKTEIELLSRVHHKNLVALVGFCFEQGEQMLVYDFMANGTLRESLSGKSGIHLDWKRRIKVALGSARGLAYLHELAHPPIIHRDVKSTNILLDENLTAKVADFGLSKLVSDSTKGHVSTQVKGTLGYLDPEYYMTQQLTEKSDVYSFGVVMLELITSRQPIEKGKYIVREVRIAMDKDDETHYGLREIMDPAIRDTPNLIGFPRFLELAMQCVEESASDRPTMSEIVKALETILQDDGINTNTTSESSSATEFGAANGAPRHPYNDSLPRKDASESDAFDYSYGYTLPAKVEPK